Proteins from a single region of Fundulus heteroclitus isolate FHET01 chromosome 12, MU-UCD_Fhet_4.1, whole genome shotgun sequence:
- the snapc4 gene encoding snRNA-activating protein complex subunit 4 isoform X3 has protein sequence MGGLAEEPADPLCDPRPPEETDPAQNVQVGLPDQEAVLSSGSREAAAHGADRLLGEGDPAAEMKEEELTGDRYEEHDWQKISNIDFEGRRDAEDIRLFWQNFLHPSINKSPWSNEEVQLLNEIVKKHEERHWEKIAEELGTGRTAFMCLQMYQRFVSNSLKRGNWTPEEDNQLRELIQKMRIGNFIPYTQISYFIKDRDTSQLIYRWNQVLDPSLKRGQWTKEEDQLLLQAVARHGERCWWKVRLEVPGRTDGACRDRYVDCLRKNIKKGSFDSHEVELLKKLVEKHGVGRWAKIAAEIPHRLDSQCLREWRKLTRLADQDPEKKVSKTRKKGAGGRGVRKKAAEGRGVKKKAAAKGRIRSRLLRIKEEEEEQMTDEEEEEEEEVQYMDTDEEETVSRSTEVKQEEYVIPPMEEWIPAEKKQTSSVLSFQPAVLPSSDQEQGGALVRSTVLDRSGPSVVIGPRPRVLPWEQRHSFSAMMMASRDALRLHFSILGQKLTAPRVKGVPPAARNQDLLYKLQAAVTPWIGNLLIAKGQARTAADVLRERGEQSGVTTSSVFLLLLRAMNVDTLGCKEMIEQRRNRLAQPPPPPQTPGPKRRRQRTAEPVQNPTVQKEEDPARQLLQQLQEAVEARLVNPNYKQRRLILPGPPQSPQLLLQRPPQSPQLLLQRPPQSSQLLLQRLPQSPQLLLQRPPQSSQLLLQRPPQSPQLLLQRPPNRFPLVGPQSLLLPADSTYVAPAGPSPPAPLNPASPSSAAPNSTRSKAAGREEEASGGRSQGGSDGLLPDHTYACRLQESCQRDEAAPKAEPESVTTACSPGSPAENRPSVPAASTETAVHQEGDGRKRRRVEEAGAIQEGKRLRKPSLKIREAADHQAAEEKKKKRSSASSRRSQSEERPRTRAPPAAPAAGFSLVPGPSMWAMMPTPSVQAPPPAPPNAPLLRCTAPPTLTAGSSPIGGLTPGGAAALKAPRPSPVPPPVMPSPDLTPTSSLAAPPSSCVLPGVVGAGPTLTPPPQNVGVNIDYSLVSLEPPEVVRDWLSGRGGVAIPGTTSALPYLPPFVSTLSTLSALLRAKKSLTTSSLQLLSSADKPPGPQTPPGSSCSASEEPDSISEPRPAEQQPDQQEEQEEQKEQVKAVRQLVAERFSSNPAYQLLKARFLSCFTLPAFLASMPPPTNKEEEEEEEEEDEEEEELKKIRERGRKRRTQRSALVSDDSAASASYFSGICNTKKPSTNPDPVPQNQQPRPEEHQQTEFARTGSDLSTDQSQSSDTG, from the exons AT GGGAGGGCTGGCAGAAGAGCCTGCTGATCCACTCTGTGACCCGAGACCACCTGAAGAAACTGATCCAGCCCAAAATGTCCAG GTTGGACTTCCTGACCAAGAAGCTGTCCTCAGCTCAGGAAGCAGAGAGGCAGCAGCTCACGGAGCAGATAGACTGCTTGGAGAAGGAGATCCAGCTGCTGAG ATGAAAGAGGAGGAGCTTACTGGTGATAGATATGAAGAACACGACTGGCAGAAGATCTCAAACATTGAT TTTGAAGGGAGGAGGGACGCAGAGGACATACGTCTTTTCTGGCAGAACTTCCTCCATCCGTCCATCAACAAGAGTCCCTGGAGTAATGAGGAGGTGCAGCTGCTGAACGAGATCGTCAAAAAACACGAAGAGAGGCACTGGGAGAAGATCGCTGAGGAGCTTGGG ACGGGGAGGACGGCCTTCATGTGTCTCCAGATGTACCAGCGTTTTGTCTCTAATTCTCTGAAACGCGGCAACTGGACTCCAGAAGAAgacaatcagctcagagagctAATCCAGAAGATGAGGATTGGAAACTTCATCCCTTACACGCAAA TCAGTTACTTCATTAAAGACCGTGATACGTCACAGCTCATCTACAGGTGGAACCAGGTTCTGGACCCGAGCCTGAAGAGAGGCCAATGGACCAAAGAAGAGGACCAG CTCCTGCTGCAGGCTGTGGCTCGTCATGGGGAGAGGTGTTGGTGGAAGGTCCGGTTGGAGGTTCCTGGACGGACTGATGGAGCCTGCAGAGACAG gtacGTAGACTGTCTGAGGAAGAACATCAAGAAAGGATCGTTTGACAGCCATGAGGTGGagctgctgaagaagctggtggAGAAACATGGAGTTG GTCGCTGGGCGAAGATCGCCGCAGAGATCCCTCATCGCCTGGACTCTCAGTGTCTGAGAGAGTGGAGGAAACTGACCCGGCTGGCTGATCAG GACCCGGAAAAGAAAGTGAGCAAAACCCGCAAGaaaggagcaggaggaagaggagtgaGGAAGAAAGCAGCTGAGGGAAGAggagtgaagaagaaagcagctgCCAAAGGCAGAATCAGGAGTCGGCTCCTGAGaatcaaagaagaagaagaggagcagATGACTgacgaagaagaagaggaggaggaggaggtgcagTACATGGATACTGACGAGGAGGAGACGGTGAGCAGAAGCACGGAGGTGAAGCAGGAGGAGTACGTCATCCCCCCGATGGAGGAGTGGATTCCCGCTGAGAAGAAGCAGACCTCCAGCGTCCTGAGCTTTCAGCCGGCGGTGCTCCCGTCCTCCGACCAGGAGCAGGGCGGGGCTTTGGTCCGCTCCACCGTCCTGGACAGGTCTGGACCGTCCGTCGTCATCGGGCCGCGGCCCAGAGTGCTGCCCTGGGAGCAGCGCCACAGCTTCTCCGCCATGATGATGGCGTCCCGCGACGCGCTGCGCCTCCACTTCAGCATCCTGGGCCAGAAGCTGACGGCCCCCAGAGTGAAGGGCGTCCCGCCGGCCGCCCGGAACCAGGACCTGCTGTACAAGCTGCAGGCCGCCGTCACGCCGTGGATCGGGAACCTGCTGATCGCCAAAGGCCAGGCGAGGACCGCCGCAGACGTGCTGAGGGAGCGAGGGGAGCAGAGCGGGGTGACCACCTCCTccgtcttcctgctgctcctccggGCCATGAACGTGGACACGCTGGGCTGCAAAGAGATGATCGAGCAGAGGAGGAACAGGCTGgcccagcctcctcctcctcctcagaccCCCGGTCCAAAGCGGAGACGCCAACGCACCGCAGAACCCGTGCAGAACCCTACGGTGCAAAAAGAGGAGGACCCGGccagacagctgctgcagcagctgcaggaggcGGTGGAGGCGAGGCTGGTTAATCCTAACTACAAGCAGAGGAGGCTGATCCTGCCGGGGCCTCCTCAAAGCCCTCAGCTCCTCCTTCAGAGACCTCCACAAAGTCCTCAGCTCCTCCTTCAGAGACCTCCTCAAAGTTCTCAGCTCCTCCTTCAGAGACTTCCTCAAAGTCCTCAGCTCCTCCTTCAGAGACCTCCTCAAAGTTCTCAGCTCCTCCTTCAGAGACCTCCTCAAAGCCCTCAGCTCCTCCTTCAGAGACCTCCTAACAGATTTCCTCTGGTCGGTCCTCAAAGTCTCCTCCTTCCTGCTGACTCCACCTACGTTGCTCCTGCTGGACCTTCTCCCCCTGCTCCTCTGAACCCAGCTTCTCCGTCCAGCGCTGCTCCTAACTCCACCCGGAGCAAAGCTgcagggagggaggaggaggccaGCGGCGGGCGGAGCCAGGGAGGTTCTGATGGACTCCTCCCAGATCACACGTACGCCTGTAGGCTCCAGGAATCCTGTCAGAGGGACGAAGCTGCACCGAAAGCTGAG CCTGAATCCGTGACCACAgcctgttctccaggttctccgGCAGAGAACAGGCCCTCGGTCCCGGCCGCCTCCACAGAGACCGCCGTCCATCAGGAGGGGGACGGCAGGAAGAGGAGGCGGGTGGAGGAGGCCGGGGCCATCCAGGAGGGCAAGAGACTCCGGAAGCCCTCCCTGAAGATCAGGGAAGCTGCGGATCACCAG GCtgcagaggagaagaagaagaagagaagctccgcctcctctcGTAGGTCCCAGTCAGAGGAGCGCCCCAGAACCCGGGCTCCTCCTGCCGCTCCGGCCGCCGGGTTCTCTTTGGTTCCTGGTCCGTCCATGTGGGCCATGATGCCCACGCCGTCTGTCCAGGCTCCGCCCCCAGCCCCGCCAAACGCTCCTCTCCTACGTTGTACGGCCCCGCCCACTCTGACAGCTGGAAGCTCACCGATTGGTGGCCTGACTCCAGGTGGTGCGGCGGCCCTTAAAGCGCCCCGCCCCTCACCTGTTCCTCCACCTGTGATGCCGTCACCTGATCTCACCCCCACCTCTTCACTCGCGGCGCCCCCTTCCAGCTGCGTGCTGCCAGGTGTGGTTGGGGCGGGTCCAACGCTGACTCCTCCCCCCCAGAATGTCGGAGTGAATATTGACTACTCCCTCGTCTCCCTGGAGCCCCCAGAGGTGGTACGTGATTGGCTGAGCGGGAGAGGAGGTGTGGCCATACCTGGAACCACGTCTGCGCTCCCCTACCTGCCGCCCTTTGTCAGCACTCTGAGCACGCTCAGTGCTCTGCTGCGGGCCAAGAAGTCGCTGACGACGtcgtctctgcagctcctgagcAGCGCAGACAAACCTCCGGGCCCCCAAACGCCTCCCGGCTCCTCCTGCTCCGCCTCAGAGGAGCCGGACTCCATCTCTGAGCCCAGACCGGCCGAGCAGCAGCCAG accagcaggaggagcaggaggagcagaaggagcAGGTGAAGGCGGTGCGTCAGCTGGTGGCGGAGCGCTTCTCCTCAAACCCCGCCTACCAGCTGCTGAAGGCACGCTTCCTGTCCTGCTTCACTCTCCCCGCCTTCCTGGCCTCCATGCCGCCGCCCACCaataaggaggaggaggaagaggaggaggaggaggatgaggaggaggaggagctgaagaagatccgGGAGAGGGGAAGAAAGAGGAGAACGCAG AGGTCCGCGCTGGTGTCTGACGACTCCGCAGCTTCGGCCAGTTACTTCTCAGGGATCTGCAACACCAAGAAGCCCAGTACCAACCCAGACCCGGTTCCTCAGAACCAACAGCCGCGACCAGAAGAGCATCAGCAGACCGAGTTTGCACGGACTGGTTCTGATCTCAGCACAGACCAAAGCCAGTCTAGTGACACTGGATAA